A part of Chloroflexota bacterium genomic DNA contains:
- a CDS encoding ABC transporter ATP-binding protein, which translates to MIEINGLTKTFKIKKSADITAVQDLTLSIPKGEVFGFLGPNGAGKTTTIRMLTSLIAPTAGTARINAFQVGVDDTEVRRSVGILTESPGLYERLSAYRNLAIYANLYDVEDVDKQISKYLHMLGLWSRRDEPAGSFSKGMRQKLAIARALLHEPKVLFLDEPTSGLDPEASRLVRGFIEGLRGEGRTIFLCTHNLTEADRLCDRIGIFKSHLIEVDTPENLREKFYGRRVVFHLRQLNPAWVDQVSGMAGVKDAQAVDQKLVVGMEAPEELNPQIIRLLVEAGADIEFVGELRHSLEDIYIQTMQESEEQEVAA; encoded by the coding sequence ATGATTGAAATAAATGGATTAACGAAAACTTTTAAAATTAAAAAGAGCGCGGATATTACCGCCGTTCAGGACCTGACCCTCTCGATTCCTAAGGGCGAAGTCTTTGGTTTCCTGGGCCCCAATGGGGCAGGGAAGACCACAACCATCCGGATGCTCACCAGCCTGATCGCCCCGACAGCGGGAACGGCGAGAATCAACGCATTTCAGGTGGGTGTGGATGATACGGAAGTCCGCCGGTCTGTGGGTATCCTGACGGAAAGCCCTGGGCTTTATGAGCGGCTGAGCGCTTATCGCAACCTGGCGATTTATGCCAACCTCTATGATGTCGAGGATGTGGATAAGCAGATCTCAAAATACCTGCATATGCTGGGGCTCTGGTCTCGGCGGGATGAACCTGCCGGGAGTTTCTCCAAGGGCATGCGCCAAAAACTGGCTATCGCCAGGGCCTTATTGCATGAACCAAAGGTGCTGTTCCTCGATGAGCCGACCAGCGGTTTGGACCCTGAGGCCTCCCGATTGGTGCGGGGCTTTATTGAAGGTCTGCGCGGTGAAGGTCGAACGATCTTCCTTTGCACCCATAACCTGACCGAAGCTGATCGGCTCTGTGACCGGATCGGGATTTTCAAATCCCATCTGATTGAAGTGGACACGCCCGAAAACCTGCGTGAAAAGTTCTATGGCCGTCGGGTGGTCTTCCATCTGCGGCAGTTGAACCCAGCCTGGGTGGACCAGGTCAGTGGGATGGCCGGGGTGAAGGATGCCCAAGCAGTGGATCAGAAACTGGTGGTGGGGATGGAAGCCCCCGAAGAACTGAACCCCCAAATCATCCGCTTGCTGGTGGAAGCCGGCGCGGATATTGAGTTTGTTGGCGAGCTGCGTCATTCGCTCGAAGATATTTATATTCAAACCATGCAGGAATCTGAAGAACAGGAGGTGGCTGCATGA
- a CDS encoding TrmH family RNA methyltransferase produces MTTFEIRQCTDAACRLRIPLDPSKFSGAYCPRCGAPMTVVVDGYQNPTCSAVDLLPRIQLSVLLDNIRSAHNVGAIFRTGDGVGLQHLYLCGFTPTPADNPAVAKTALGAEERLKWSHHRNALDLVDQLQDEAFKLVALECTAKATPIYRFKEEPPDKKAWLLVVGNERAGVDPGLLERCDLVLNLPMTGEKNSLNVAAAFAAAAYWLSYA; encoded by the coding sequence TTGACCACGTTTGAAATTCGCCAATGTACCGATGCCGCCTGCAGGCTGCGCATTCCCCTGGACCCTTCCAAGTTTAGCGGGGCTTATTGCCCGCGCTGCGGTGCGCCGATGACGGTGGTGGTCGATGGCTATCAAAATCCAACGTGTAGCGCAGTGGATCTTTTACCGCGGATACAGCTCTCTGTGCTGTTGGATAATATCCGCAGCGCGCATAATGTCGGCGCGATCTTCCGTACCGGTGACGGCGTTGGGCTGCAGCATCTTTATCTCTGCGGCTTTACACCCACCCCTGCGGATAACCCGGCAGTGGCCAAAACGGCTCTCGGCGCGGAGGAGCGTCTCAAGTGGTCGCATCACCGCAATGCCCTGGACCTGGTGGATCAATTACAGGATGAGGCTTTCAAGCTGGTAGCGCTGGAATGTACTGCAAAGGCCACACCTATCTATCGGTTCAAAGAGGAACCGCCGGATAAAAAGGCTTGGTTGCTGGTGGTTGGTAACGAGCGGGCTGGGGTGGACCCAGGCCTGCTGGAGCGCTGTGACTTGGTGCTCAACCTACCAATGACCGGAGAGAAAAATTCATTGAATGTGGCGGCTGCTTTCGCAGCAGCGGCTTACTGGTTATCTTATGCCTGA
- a CDS encoding dTMP kinase, which produces MFITLEGPEGSGKTSQIPALREFICARGYDVLVTREPGGTDVGDQIREVLMNLKNVSIVPRTEILLFQAARAQHVEEVIRPALDAGKVVICDRFGDSTLAYQGYGHETNLEELSYLVNYATGGLKPDLTLLLDIPVKDGMQRKVDNDSEWNRLDAYAEAFHCRVRQGYLSMVAAEPDRWVIIDAAQSKELVQESIQQAVLDRLP; this is translated from the coding sequence ATGTTTATCACCCTGGAAGGACCTGAAGGCAGCGGGAAGACATCTCAAATTCCAGCCTTGCGTGAGTTTATTTGCGCCAGGGGGTATGATGTATTGGTGACCCGAGAGCCTGGCGGCACGGATGTGGGCGACCAAATCCGTGAGGTCCTCATGAACCTTAAGAATGTTTCCATCGTGCCCCGAACGGAAATTCTGCTCTTCCAGGCAGCCCGCGCCCAGCATGTTGAAGAAGTGATCCGCCCCGCGCTTGATGCCGGAAAGGTAGTGATTTGTGACCGATTCGGCGATTCCACCCTGGCTTATCAGGGCTATGGGCATGAGACCAATTTGGAAGAACTGAGCTATTTGGTCAATTATGCGACCGGTGGCTTGAAGCCGGATTTGACCCTGCTTCTGGATATTCCCGTGAAAGATGGCATGCAGCGAAAGGTTGATAACGATTCGGAATGGAACCGGCTGGACGCATATGCCGAGGCTTTCCACTGTCGGGTCCGCCAGGGTTATCTGTCAATGGTAGCGGCGGAACCGGATCGCTGGGTGATCATTGATGCCGCTCAGAGTAAAGAACTGGTGCAAGAATCCATACAGCAAGCTGTATTGGATCGCTTGCCATAA
- a CDS encoding alpha-ketoacid dehydrogenase subunit beta: MAEITLVEAIRQAMDEELAHDPNTFIIGEDVGIRGGVFRSTVGLFDKYGGERVIDSPLAELTIVGVGIGAALYGKRPICEIQFADFIFPAFNQIVSEAAKMNYRSNGDWTVPMVIRAPYGGGIGGGLYHSQSVEAFFAHVPGLKVVIPSNPYDAKGLLKAAVRDPNPVIFLEPKKGYRLIKGEVPEDEEIIVPIGPAKVSREGTDLSVFAYGMMHHYALQAAEMVAKEGIDVEVVDLRTLYPVDRDAILQSVRKTSKALIVHEDNLTGGYGAEIAATIAEWGFMDLDAPVKRLAGPDVPGVPFSHPMQDWFMVNPDKIADAIRELAAF; the protein is encoded by the coding sequence ATGGCTGAGATCACCTTAGTTGAAGCCATCCGCCAGGCAATGGATGAAGAACTGGCCCATGACCCCAATACTTTCATCATTGGTGAAGATGTCGGCATTCGCGGCGGCGTTTTCCGCTCCACGGTTGGCCTGTTTGATAAATACGGCGGCGAGCGAGTAATTGACTCCCCCCTGGCCGAATTGACCATTGTTGGCGTGGGGATCGGCGCAGCGCTTTATGGCAAGCGCCCAATCTGCGAGATCCAATTCGCTGACTTCATCTTCCCAGCCTTCAACCAGATCGTCTCCGAAGCAGCCAAGATGAACTATCGCTCCAACGGTGACTGGACCGTACCAATGGTGATTCGTGCACCCTATGGGGGTGGAATCGGCGGCGGGCTCTACCACTCACAAAGCGTGGAAGCCTTCTTCGCCCATGTCCCCGGCCTGAAGGTCGTGATCCCCTCCAACCCCTATGACGCCAAAGGCCTGCTCAAGGCTGCCGTCCGGGACCCGAACCCCGTGATCTTCCTCGAGCCCAAAAAGGGTTACCGCCTGATCAAAGGGGAAGTGCCCGAGGACGAGGAAATCATTGTCCCGATCGGTCCGGCGAAGGTCTCCCGCGAGGGCACGGACTTGAGCGTCTTTGCCTATGGCATGATGCACCACTATGCCCTGCAGGCAGCCGAGATGGTCGCCAAGGAAGGGATTGATGTGGAAGTGGTGGATCTGCGCACGCTTTACCCCGTGGACAGGGACGCTATCCTGCAATCCGTCCGCAAGACCAGCAAAGCACTGATCGTCCATGAAGACAACCTGACCGGTGGCTATGGCGCGGAAATCGCCGCCACCATTGCGGAGTGGGGCTTTATGGACCTGGACGCGCCGGTAAAACGGCTGGCCGGGCCAGATGTGCCGGGCGTGCCGTTCAGCCATCCCATGCAGGACTGGTTTATGGTCAATCCCGACAAGATCGCCGATGCGATCCGGGAACTGGCTGCATTTTAG
- the pdxS gene encoding pyridoxal 5'-phosphate synthase lyase subunit PdxS: protein MEQQVATFNVKKGLAQMLKGGVIMDVVTPDHAKIAEDAGAVAVMALERVPADIRADGGVARMSDPELIMKIMESVSIPVMAKCRIGHFVEAQILESIGVDYIDESEVLTPADESNHIFKHDFKVPFVCGCRNLGEALRRVGEGAAMIRTKGEAGTGDVVEAVRHARTVLGEIRRLQNLPEEELMTFAKEIGAPYALVKETRELGRMPVVNFAAGGIATPADAALMMQLGVDGVFVGSGIFKSGDPAKRANAIVKATTHFDDPAILAEVSRDLGEPMVGRQISSIPEGELIAQRGW, encoded by the coding sequence ATGGAACAACAGGTCGCAACATTTAACGTCAAAAAAGGGCTTGCCCAAATGTTAAAAGGTGGCGTGATCATGGATGTGGTCACCCCCGATCATGCAAAAATCGCTGAAGATGCCGGTGCGGTGGCCGTGATGGCTCTCGAGCGCGTCCCAGCCGATATTCGTGCAGATGGTGGCGTGGCCCGGATGAGCGACCCTGAATTGATCATGAAGATCATGGAATCGGTTTCGATCCCAGTAATGGCAAAGTGCCGGATTGGGCATTTCGTTGAAGCTCAGATCCTCGAATCAATCGGTGTGGATTACATCGATGAATCAGAGGTTCTCACCCCGGCTGACGAATCCAACCATATCTTCAAACACGATTTCAAGGTACCTTTTGTTTGCGGCTGCCGTAACCTGGGCGAAGCGCTTCGCCGGGTTGGTGAAGGCGCTGCGATGATCCGCACCAAGGGCGAAGCCGGTACAGGTGATGTGGTCGAGGCCGTTCGCCATGCCCGCACCGTTCTCGGTGAGATCCGCCGATTGCAGAATTTACCCGAAGAAGAATTGATGACTTTCGCCAAGGAAATTGGTGCGCCCTATGCGCTGGTGAAGGAAACCCGTGAACTGGGCCGGATGCCCGTGGTCAACTTCGCCGCGGGTGGCATTGCCACACCTGCTGACGCCGCATTGATGATGCAGCTTGGTGTGGATGGTGTTTTTGTCGGTTCCGGCATTTTTAAGTCCGGTGATCCCGCCAAACGAGCCAATGCTATTGTCAAAGCCACCACCCATTTCGACGATCCCGCCATCCTGGCCGAGGTCAGCCGTGACCTGGGTGAACCGATGGTCGGGCGACAGATTTCGAGCATTCCGGAAGGTGAACTGATCGCTCAGCGCGGTTGGTAA
- a CDS encoding transposase, giving the protein MAAERNGQSSKNSSSKPSQNDWEHISSESIEGGIIQGSTWQPLAEIVLQEEDLVSILQEDFDAAGNNTADRDWRAAAESPNFPISATVKSQVDTQPVRINPALENWTVGVEIPVASAITFYLAPRQTKHFLIGGLSRQLRTWMPELCETYGWELDFLSVRPDYLKWSLRDFPEPLTRDMLQTVREKTSLWIFRVFPNLKEGADSTDFWAPGYLVDNKNRDFTTRALMAQVAQDRLGGKTR; this is encoded by the coding sequence TTGGCAGCAGAACGAAACGGGCAATCATCAAAAAATAGCTCTTCTAAGCCATCGCAAAACGATTGGGAACATATCTCGTCTGAATCGATTGAGGGCGGAATCATTCAGGGTTCCACCTGGCAGCCTTTGGCTGAAATTGTCCTTCAGGAAGAAGACCTGGTCAGTATTTTGCAAGAGGATTTTGATGCGGCTGGCAATAATACCGCTGACCGGGATTGGCGCGCTGCTGCAGAATCGCCTAATTTTCCGATCTCTGCCACGGTTAAATCGCAGGTCGATACACAACCAGTGCGGATCAACCCCGCATTGGAAAACTGGACGGTTGGGGTGGAAATTCCCGTTGCCAGCGCCATCACTTTCTACCTGGCGCCGCGCCAGACCAAACATTTCTTGATTGGCGGACTTTCCCGCCAGCTGCGGACCTGGATGCCTGAACTTTGCGAAACCTATGGCTGGGAGCTGGATTTTCTTTCCGTCCGTCCGGATTATCTCAAATGGAGTCTGCGGGATTTCCCCGAACCGCTGACCCGCGATATGCTGCAAACCGTTCGGGAGAAAACCTCATTGTGGATTTTTAGGGTTTTCCCCAATTTAAAAGAAGGGGCGGACTCAACGGACTTTTGGGCGCCGGGCTACCTGGTGGATAACAAAAACCGTGATTTCACTACCCGGGCTTTGATGGCCCAAGTGGCTCAAGACCGTTTGGGTGGAAAAACTCGATAG
- a CDS encoding thiamine pyrophosphate-dependent dehydrogenase E1 component subunit alpha — MTLSKEQKKEMFWMMLLSRRLDERAWVLHRQGKIAFHISGIGQEAAQVGAVYALTQGKDWLVPYYRDLAMMLVMGMTPTEFVMSLLGKESEPTSGARQMPSHFGLKRARVVSHSAPVATQSPHASGIGLGIKLDGKDEVVLTSIGEGSTSQGEWYEAVNFSAVHTLPVIFLVENNEYAISVPQNKQMAVSSAADKACGLGLPGVQVDGTKVFEVYEAVLEAVEHARKGEGATVIEVKMYRLTPHSSDDDDRSYRSREEVEAHKKQDPILLAKEQLIAEGLMTEEEYEHLEEKAKAEVDEAVRIATQAPYPKGEDAVFPVYAEQEVQHG, encoded by the coding sequence ATGACTCTTTCTAAGGAACAAAAGAAAGAAATGTTCTGGATGATGTTGCTCTCCAGGCGTTTGGATGAACGCGCCTGGGTGTTGCATCGCCAGGGCAAAATTGCATTTCACATATCCGGGATTGGTCAGGAAGCGGCGCAAGTTGGCGCTGTTTATGCGCTTACACAGGGCAAAGACTGGCTAGTCCCCTATTACCGTGACCTGGCGATGATGCTGGTCATGGGCATGACCCCCACTGAATTCGTGATGAGCCTTCTGGGTAAGGAATCTGAACCAACCTCCGGCGCTCGGCAGATGCCCAGCCACTTCGGCTTGAAGCGGGCCAGGGTCGTCAGCCACTCCGCACCTGTTGCCACCCAATCTCCACATGCCTCCGGTATCGGCCTGGGAATCAAACTGGATGGCAAAGATGAGGTTGTGCTGACCAGTATTGGTGAAGGCTCCACCTCACAGGGCGAATGGTATGAGGCAGTCAATTTTTCCGCCGTACACACCCTGCCGGTGATCTTCCTGGTCGAAAACAACGAATATGCAATCTCAGTGCCTCAAAATAAACAGATGGCCGTCAGCAGTGCCGCTGATAAGGCCTGTGGTCTCGGTCTGCCCGGCGTCCAGGTGGATGGCACCAAAGTTTTTGAGGTTTATGAAGCCGTTCTGGAAGCCGTGGAACACGCCCGTAAAGGTGAAGGCGCTACAGTGATTGAAGTCAAGATGTACCGCCTGACACCCCACTCATCCGATGACGATGACCGCTCCTACCGCAGCCGCGAGGAAGTGGAAGCTCATAAAAAACAGGACCCGATCCTGCTGGCCAAAGAGCAACTGATCGCTGAAGGCCTGATGACGGAAGAGGAATACGAACATCTGGAAGAAAAAGCCAAAGCCGAAGTGGACGAAGCTGTCCGGATCGCCACGCAAGCACCTTATCCCAAGGGGGAGGATGCAGTCTTCCCGGTCTATGCCGAACAGGAGGTGCAGCATGGCTGA
- a CDS encoding ABC transporter permease subunit, protein MKHIKTIIRKEWSEVFKNRLVLFTLIFMPLIFTLLPLVMLYFTGGDVMGDMGSLETADVPAEFLSVCSPDMTGGECMQIYVMNEFLLMFMMMPVIIPVTIAAYSIVGEKATHSLEPLLATPITTIELLAGKSLAAGLPAILIGWASFGLFLIGLPILGVSKAVISYITGPTWLLAVLVAGPLMAIASVNFAIFVSSRVNDPRVAEQISGVMIVPILALIFAQLAGLIVINVMTMLSFIGGMALLDVGLIYLGASIFQREKILTRWK, encoded by the coding sequence ATGAAACACATTAAAACGATCATCCGAAAAGAATGGTCTGAAGTCTTCAAGAACCGTCTCGTGCTGTTCACTTTGATCTTCATGCCCCTGATCTTCACTTTGTTGCCCCTGGTGATGCTCTACTTCACTGGTGGGGATGTGATGGGTGATATGGGCTCGCTGGAAACGGCGGATGTCCCGGCTGAGTTCCTCTCGGTCTGTTCACCGGACATGACCGGCGGGGAATGTATGCAAATCTACGTGATGAATGAATTCCTGCTGATGTTCATGATGATGCCGGTGATCATTCCCGTTACGATTGCGGCTTATTCCATCGTGGGTGAAAAAGCCACCCACAGTCTGGAACCGCTTCTGGCGACACCGATCACCACGATCGAACTGCTGGCTGGCAAGAGCCTGGCAGCGGGCTTACCGGCGATCCTGATCGGTTGGGCCTCCTTTGGCCTGTTCCTGATTGGGTTGCCGATCCTGGGCGTGAGTAAAGCGGTGATTAGCTATATCACCGGACCCACCTGGCTGCTGGCGGTGTTAGTGGCCGGGCCGCTGATGGCGATAGCCTCGGTTAATTTTGCCATTTTCGTCTCCTCACGGGTAAATGACCCGCGGGTGGCGGAACAGATCTCCGGGGTGATGATTGTCCCAATTCTGGCTCTGATCTTTGCCCAATTGGCCGGGTTGATCGTGATTAATGTGATGACCATGCTCAGTTTTATCGGTGGTATGGCCTTGTTGGATGTCGGTTTGATCTATCTGGGTGCTTCGATCTTCCAGCGTGAGAAGATCCTGACCCGCTGGAAATAA
- a CDS encoding AAA family ATPase encodes MLEHQKITDDLDLLLDVLPQHISGRVRELDDSENLLEIVMDLGRLPKARFVEREAALSDKEITYEDIKAITAAISEFDADNRAGIERTLHRISAIRNRHNDVVGLTCRIGRAVYGTSDIIQDLIESGASILILGRPGVGKTTILREAARILGDSARVIIVDTSNEIGGDGDVPHPAIGAARRMQVAKPSLQHEVMIEAVENHNPEVIVIDEIGRELEAQAARTIAERGVQLIGTAHGNTLENLLLNPTLSDLVGGIESVTLSDDEARRRGTQKTVLERRAPATFDVLVEIQDRNRIAVQKDVSAAVDALLRGYPLPPEIRFRDEDNKIHIQHPSATPPGTASQAINRNGKGDTAPFSRSGNGKRQARNEVEYEGVIQTASATEMTKPALKQVAIFPYGVARNRLLDAAKQFNVPARIVRSLKEADALLTLRRYYREREQPVVEAEQQGLPIFVLRSNTSAQMEQFLVDLFNLSTTPGASPRETAIVDQTQAAIEAVLNGERWVDLQPASATIRRLQHDMAREAELVSHSYGKEPNRHVRIFRD; translated from the coding sequence ATGCTAGAACATCAAAAAATTACAGATGACCTGGATTTACTGCTGGATGTACTGCCGCAGCACATCTCTGGTCGAGTGCGGGAATTGGATGACAGCGAAAATCTCCTAGAAATTGTGATGGACCTGGGGCGGCTGCCGAAAGCTCGTTTTGTGGAGCGTGAAGCGGCCCTCAGCGATAAAGAAATCACCTATGAGGATATCAAAGCTATCACAGCAGCCATCAGCGAATTCGACGCCGATAACCGGGCGGGGATTGAACGTACCCTGCACCGGATTTCGGCTATCCGCAACCGCCATAACGATGTGGTTGGGCTCACCTGCCGGATCGGGCGCGCGGTTTATGGTACTTCGGATATCATCCAGGACCTGATCGAATCGGGTGCCAGTATTTTGATTCTCGGACGGCCTGGCGTGGGCAAGACCACCATCCTAAGAGAAGCGGCTCGGATCCTGGGGGATTCAGCGCGTGTGATCATCGTTGACACCAGCAATGAAATCGGCGGTGATGGCGATGTGCCCCATCCGGCGATTGGCGCTGCCCGGCGAATGCAGGTGGCCAAACCCTCCCTGCAACATGAGGTGATGATCGAAGCGGTGGAGAATCACAACCCCGAAGTGATCGTGATTGACGAGATCGGGCGTGAATTAGAAGCCCAGGCAGCCCGGACGATTGCCGAACGCGGCGTCCAGCTGATTGGCACCGCCCACGGGAATACGCTGGAGAACCTGCTGCTCAACCCGACCTTATCCGACCTGGTCGGTGGGATTGAATCGGTCACCCTTTCGGATGACGAGGCCCGCCGCCGCGGCACCCAGAAGACTGTTCTGGAACGCCGTGCCCCAGCCACCTTTGACGTGCTGGTCGAAATCCAGGACCGCAATCGGATTGCCGTGCAAAAAGATGTCTCGGCCGCGGTGGATGCCCTTCTGCGGGGATACCCCCTGCCGCCGGAAATCCGTTTCCGCGACGAGGATAATAAAATTCACATTCAACACCCTTCAGCGACGCCTCCCGGAACCGCCTCACAGGCTATAAATCGCAATGGCAAAGGTGATACAGCGCCTTTCTCCCGTTCAGGCAACGGCAAACGTCAGGCTCGGAATGAGGTTGAATATGAAGGGGTCATTCAGACAGCCTCTGCAACTGAGATGACGAAACCGGCCTTGAAGCAGGTGGCGATCTTCCCCTATGGCGTGGCCCGCAACCGTCTGCTGGATGCGGCCAAGCAGTTCAACGTTCCGGCCCGCATTGTACGCAGCCTGAAGGAAGCGGATGCATTGCTGACCTTGCGCCGGTATTACCGGGAGCGCGAGCAGCCCGTGGTGGAAGCTGAACAGCAGGGATTGCCGATCTTTGTGTTACGATCCAACACCAGCGCACAGATGGAACAGTTCCTGGTGGATTTGTTCAACCTGTCCACCACACCCGGCGCTTCCCCGCGGGAGACCGCCATTGTAGACCAGACCCAGGCCGCGATCGAAGCTGTGCTCAATGGAGAGCGCTGGGTGGACCTACAACCGGCTTCAGCGACCATTCGTCGTTTGCAGCATGACATGGCCCGGGAAGCTGAATTGGTTTCCCACTCCTATGGGAAAGAGCCCAATCGACACGTTAGGATATTTAGGGATTAA
- a CDS encoding 2-oxo acid dehydrogenase subunit E2, with amino-acid sequence MPTKVIMPKLGESVVEGTVTAWLKNEGEEIKEFDSLLEVNTDKVETEIPSPASGTILKIIVPEGETVEAGTTLAWIGEPGEEIPEGEQPPAQDHEPHETPDAESISDEPVMVRPAGRDQELGYISPVVARLAREKNVDPDKVHGTGMNGRITKKDVLEYIKDHKGEVDIPIWETPADGDLFRPTELVFGKQEPEAKPSPAPSAVPGETLPLSPMRKRIAEHMVLSKHTAPHVTTVMEADLSRVIAHRAANKAEAEARRIHLTFTAYFLAAITAGLKAIPLANSSWADAGIRIHRQINLGMAVAMPDGGLIVPVIRGAEELSLIGLARQVNELAERARTGKLSPDDVQGGTFTLTNHGTKGSLFATPVINQPQSGILGTGMIQKRAVVIDDAIAIRPMVYLSYTFDHRILDGASADTFLAEVRDTLENWPVN; translated from the coding sequence ATGCCAACGAAAGTTATTATGCCCAAATTGGGCGAATCCGTGGTCGAAGGAACCGTGACCGCCTGGCTGAAGAATGAGGGCGAGGAAATCAAGGAATTTGACTCGCTGCTTGAAGTGAATACCGATAAAGTTGAGACCGAAATCCCCAGCCCTGCTTCGGGCACCATCCTGAAAATCATCGTACCCGAAGGCGAAACGGTGGAGGCCGGTACAACCCTGGCCTGGATCGGCGAACCCGGCGAGGAGATACCGGAGGGTGAGCAGCCCCCCGCCCAGGATCATGAACCCCATGAGACGCCCGATGCCGAATCGATCAGTGACGAACCGGTGATGGTCCGCCCGGCAGGACGCGACCAGGAATTAGGCTATATCTCCCCGGTTGTGGCCCGGTTGGCACGGGAAAAGAACGTGGACCCAGATAAGGTTCACGGCACCGGGATGAATGGGCGCATCACCAAGAAAGATGTGCTCGAATACATCAAAGATCATAAAGGTGAGGTGGACATCCCAATCTGGGAAACCCCCGCCGATGGTGACCTTTTCCGCCCCACCGAACTCGTCTTTGGCAAGCAGGAACCCGAAGCCAAACCGAGTCCCGCCCCCAGCGCAGTCCCCGGCGAGACCCTCCCACTTTCACCGATGCGCAAACGAATCGCAGAACATATGGTTCTGTCCAAGCACACCGCCCCCCATGTGACCACCGTGATGGAAGCGGACCTGAGCCGGGTGATTGCCCACCGCGCAGCGAACAAAGCTGAGGCTGAAGCCCGCCGCATTCATCTGACCTTTACGGCTTACTTCCTGGCAGCCATCACAGCTGGACTGAAAGCCATCCCCCTGGCCAATTCCTCCTGGGCGGATGCGGGAATCCGCATTCACCGGCAGATTAACCTGGGAATGGCTGTGGCGATGCCCGATGGCGGGCTGATCGTCCCTGTGATCCGGGGCGCAGAGGAGCTCTCACTGATTGGCCTGGCCCGCCAGGTGAATGAACTGGCTGAACGGGCTCGAACCGGCAAGCTTTCGCCGGATGACGTGCAGGGCGGCACCTTCACCCTGACCAATCACGGCACCAAAGGGTCGCTCTTCGCCACCCCGGTGATCAACCAACCCCAATCCGGCATCCTCGGCACGGGCATGATCCAAAAGCGCGCTGTCGTGATTGACGATGCCATAGCGATCCGCCCAATGGTTTACCTGAGCTACACCTTTGACCATCGTATCCTGGATGGCGCCTCAGCCGACACGTTCCTGGCCGAAGTTCGGGATACATTAGAGAATTGGCCAGTCAACTGA
- the pdxT gene encoding pyridoxal 5'-phosphate synthase glutaminase subunit PdxT yields the protein MEIGILALQGDFIEHFKVLQELGVAARLVKLPAHLDGLNGLIIPGGESTTIGKLAVAYDLMEPLREFGREKAIWGTCAGAIFLSKDAKRDQPLLNLMDIEVERNAFGRQVDSFEVDLPAPFLKEGEEVPYHAVFIRAPIISKVFGRAKVLLDLPDGRIVAAQQGTLLATSFHPELTPDTRFHQYFLELAA from the coding sequence ATGGAAATTGGCATCCTCGCCTTACAGGGCGATTTCATTGAACATTTCAAAGTCCTTCAGGAATTGGGCGTGGCCGCTCGGCTGGTGAAGCTGCCCGCCCACCTGGATGGCCTGAATGGGTTAATTATCCCCGGAGGCGAATCAACTACCATTGGGAAATTGGCTGTGGCCTATGACCTGATGGAACCCCTCCGGGAATTCGGCCGTGAAAAAGCGATTTGGGGCACATGCGCTGGCGCGATCTTCCTTTCCAAGGATGCTAAGCGAGATCAGCCGCTTTTGAACCTGATGGATATTGAGGTTGAACGGAACGCCTTTGGCCGTCAGGTGGACAGCTTCGAAGTTGATCTGCCTGCCCCTTTCCTCAAGGAGGGCGAAGAGGTCCCCTATCACGCCGTTTTTATCCGGGCGCCGATCATCAGCAAGGTGTTTGGCCGGGCGAAGGTCCTGTTGGACCTTCCTGACGGGCGGATTGTGGCTGCCCAGCAAGGAACATTGCTGGCAACCTCTTTCCATCCCGAGTTGACCCCCGATACTCGTTTTCACCAATACTTTTTGGAGTTAGCAGCATAG